Below is a genomic region from Burkholderia pyrrocinia.
CCAGCGATGCGCCGCGATACGCGATCTGTGCGGCAACGTCATGCGCGGTCGCGAGCCGGATGAACATCTCGCCGGTGCCCGTCGACGATACCGCGCAGGTCGCGTCGTCCGCGTAGCAGCCGGCGCCGATGATCGGCGAATCGCCGACACGCCCCGGCTGCTTGTTCGTGATGCCGCCCGTCGACGTCGCCGCCGCGATGTGGCCGTGCAGGTCGCACGCGACCGCGCCGACCGTACCGTGCTTACGATCCGGATCGAGCGGCTCGGCCGGCTGCGGCTGCGATGCGCCGAACGCGAACGTCGCCGCATCGTGATCGAGCATCATGCCGGCCGCCGCACGCGCCTTGAGCCACTGCGCATGGCGCGCTTCGGTGTCGAAGTAGCCGGGTTCCGCGAGTTCGAGCCCTTGCGCGGCCGCGAACGCATCCGCTCCCGCGCCGGCAAACAGAACGTGTTCGCTTGCCTCCATCACGCGCCGTGCGGCAAGCACGGGATTGCGCACGCGCGTCGCGCAGCAGATCGCGCCGGCATCGAGCGTCGCGCCATCCATGATCGCCGCGTCGAGTTCGTGCTTGCCTTCGGCCGTGTACACCGCGCCGCGCCCGGCGTTGAACAGCGGGCAGTCCTCGAGCATCCGCACCGCGACGGTGACGGCGTCGAGCGCGCTGCCGCCGTCGGCCAGCACCTGCTGCGCGGCCTGCAGGATCGCGGTCAGTTCGGCACGGTACCGACGTTCGGTGTCGGTATCCATCGCATCGCGCAGGATCGTGCCTGCGCCGCCGTGAATCGCGACGATCGCGGTTGAAGTCATGATTTTTTCGGACGGGTGGAAGAAGGGTTGGCGGCCTGCAGCGCCGCTTGCGGCTGCACGAGCCACGGCAGCAGGAATTCGGTCATCTCGGCGGCAGATTTCGCGGACCGGTGCGTGCGCAGCGCGACCGCATCGATCAGCGCCTCGATCATCGTGAGCACGGCCGCCTCCGACGTGGCCGCGAAGCGCCGTTCGGCCTTGACGTACAGGTTCAGCGACGCGATCGGCGCAAGCGGCGATTGCGGGCCGTCGGAGATGCCGAGCACGCGCGCGCCGCGCGCCGCCGCGCGGCGGGCCAGCTCGATCGTGTCCTTCACGTAGCGCGGAAACGCGAGCGCGATCACGAGATCGCGCGAGTCGGCCGTATACAGGCGCCGCGCCGCATGCGACGGGCCGCCGAGCAGCGCGAGCGACTGTACGCTGTCGTGGCACACGGACAGCCCGTGCTCCATCAGCCCGGTGAGAAACGCGCTCGACCCCGCACCGAGGATCAGCACGCGCCGCGCGCCGACGATCGCCTCGACCGCGGCCTCGACATCGGCCGCGTCCAGTTGCGCGCGCGTGTTCTCGATGTTCGCGACAGCCTGGTCGAACACCGCGTCGATCCATGCGGCACCGCGTACGCCGGGCTCCTGCTCCTGCGCCGAGCGCAGCCGTTCGACCGGCCCGAGCGTCGCCTCGAAGCCGCGCACGAGCGCCGCGCGCATCGCCGGATAGCCGTCGAAGCCGAGCGCCTTCGCGAAGCGGTTCGCGGTCGCGATCGACGCATTCACGGCCTGCGCGAGTTCATCGATCCGCATCGTCGCCGCGCGAAACGGATTCGCGAGCACGAATTCGCCCATGCGCCGATGGATCGGCGTCATCAACGGCATCGCCGACGCGATCCGCTCGGCGATCGCGGGTTCGTCGTGACTGGCGTCGTGCTGATCGAGAGGCGTCATGCGAATGGTCATTGCAAGGTGGATGAAAATCAATTTACACAATCCGCAGCCGAGAAAAAAATAAATTTTCATCAGAGTTGTCACGGCTCATCCGTCGTCCACCGATCGCCCGGCCATCGCACAGCCCCGCCGCACGGGCATCCGGCACGCAACCGCCGTGCCTCTCTGCGCACGCCGTTGCCCCTGCCCTCGGGAAAACCCCGATCATGTTCGTTCGAATGCAAATTCACGTTGACCGGATTCGAATTCGAACATAGGATGCTCGAAAATGATCAGTCGTCAGATAACATCCGTATCCGACGACGACGAAATGTTCGCTCGAACAGCGGAATTTCGATATAAGCCGGTAAAATCGGCGCCTATCAAGATCGGACATCGTATGAATAAGCCGATAAAGCCGGCCTGACCGGACGGCTTGCATGGATCAGGCAGGTGCCGCATGCCCGCCCTGCCCAACAGGAGACAGTAGTGAAAACAGTCAAGGCGTTGCGCTGGTGGATCATCGTGCTCGTATGTCTCGGCACGATCCTCAACTACCTCGCACGGAACTCCCTCGCGGTGCTCGCCCCCGAGCTGAAGCAGGTATTCGCGATCTCGACGCAGCAGTATTCGTACATCGTCGGCGCGTTCCAGATCGGCTACACGATCATGCAGCCCGTGTGCGGGTTCATCGTCGACCTGATCGGGCTGCGGCTCGGGTTTGCGCTGTTCGCGATGCTGTGGTCGGTGGTCGGCGTCGCGCACGGCTTCGCGTCGGGCTGGCTGTCGCTCGGCATCCTGCGCGGCTTTCTCGGGCTGTTCGAGGCCGCCGCGATTCCGTCGGGGATGAAGGCCGTCGCCGAATGGTTTCCCGATCGCGAGAAATCCGTCGCGGTCGGCTACTTCAATGCGGGCACGTCGCTCGGCGCCGCGATCGCGCCGCCGCTCGTCGTGTTCATCTCGATGCGGTTCGGCTGGCAGTCGGCGTTCATGGTCACCGGCGCGCTCGGCTTCGTGTGGGCCGCGCTCTGGTACACGCAGTACCGTTCGCCGGCCGATCATCCGCGCATCACGCCGCAGGAGCGCGCGCTGATCCGCGACGGCCAGGCAACCCTGCCGTCCGTGTCGAAGCGCCGCATCCGCGACGTCGTCACCGCGCGGCGCTTCTGGGCCATCGCGCTGCCGCGCTTCTTCGCCGAACCCGCATGGCAGACCTTCAGCTTCTGGATTCCGCTGTACCTCGCGACCGAGCGCCACATGCCGCTCGCGCAGATCGCGATCTTCGCGTGGATGCCGTTTCTCGCGGCCGACGCCGGCGGCATCGCGGGCGGCTATCTGTCGCCGTATCTCGCCAACCGATTCAAACTGCCGCTCGTGTGGTCGCGCGTCGCCGGCGTCGCGCTCGGCGCGGTGCTGATGCTCGGGCCCGCGATGATCGGTCTCGTGTCGTCGCCGT
It encodes:
- a CDS encoding MurR/RpiR family transcriptional regulator, yielding MTPLDQHDASHDEPAIAERIASAMPLMTPIHRRMGEFVLANPFRAATMRIDELAQAVNASIATANRFAKALGFDGYPAMRAALVRGFEATLGPVERLRSAQEQEPGVRGAAWIDAVFDQAVANIENTRAQLDAADVEAAVEAIVGARRVLILGAGSSAFLTGLMEHGLSVCHDSVQSLALLGGPSHAARRLYTADSRDLVIALAFPRYVKDTIELARRAAARGARVLGISDGPQSPLAPIASLNLYVKAERRFAATSEAAVLTMIEALIDAVALRTHRSAKSAAEMTEFLLPWLVQPQAALQAANPSSTRPKKS
- a CDS encoding isoaspartyl peptidase/L-asparaginase family protein → MTSTAIVAIHGGAGTILRDAMDTDTERRYRAELTAILQAAQQVLADGGSALDAVTVAVRMLEDCPLFNAGRGAVYTAEGKHELDAAIMDGATLDAGAICCATRVRNPVLAARRVMEASEHVLFAGAGADAFAAAQGLELAEPGYFDTEARHAQWLKARAAAGMMLDHDAATFAFGASQPQPAEPLDPDRKHGTVGAVACDLHGHIAAATSTGGITNKQPGRVGDSPIIGAGCYADDATCAVSSTGTGEMFIRLATAHDVAAQIAYRGASLADAAHDVVMNKLSRLAGRGGIIAVDAHGNVAMPFNTEGMYRGYARVGEAPVVGIYRDDAA
- a CDS encoding MFS transporter; the protein is MKTVKALRWWIIVLVCLGTILNYLARNSLAVLAPELKQVFAISTQQYSYIVGAFQIGYTIMQPVCGFIVDLIGLRLGFALFAMLWSVVGVAHGFASGWLSLGILRGFLGLFEAAAIPSGMKAVAEWFPDREKSVAVGYFNAGTSLGAAIAPPLVVFISMRFGWQSAFMVTGALGFVWAALWYTQYRSPADHPRITPQERALIRDGQATLPSVSKRRIRDVVTARRFWAIALPRFFAEPAWQTFSFWIPLYLATERHMPLAQIAIFAWMPFLAADAGGIAGGYLSPYLANRFKLPLVWSRVAGVALGAVLMLGPAMIGLVSSPYTAIALFCVGGFAHQMISALVNTLSADVFDSEEVGTASGFAGMAAWIGGLGFSLLVGALADKIGYAPLFACLGLFDIIGVTLLAVLIRGQSKQERLLARHA